TCGCGCCGACCGCGACCAGCGCGATGCCCGGGTAGTCGATGCGGGGCCTGCCCGCCGCCCGGACCGAGGGGATCGTCCGGGCCGCGGCGATCACCACCAGGATCGCGATCGGGACGTTGACGTAGAAGGCCCAGCGCCAGCTCAGATGGTCGGTGAACAGCCCGCCGAGCAGCGGCCCGATGACGGTGGCGACGCCGAAGACCGCGCCGATCGCCCCCTGGTACTTGCCGCGTTCGCGCAGCGGCACCACATCGGCGATCAGGGCCATCGAGGTGACCATCAGGCCGCCCGCACCGACGCCCTGGAGGCCCCGCCACAGGATCAGCATCGTCATGTTGCCGGACAGTCCGCACAGGAACGAGCCGGTGATGAAGACGACGGTCGAGATCTGGAAGACGAGTTTGCGCCCGAAGAGGTCGCCGAACTTGCCGACCAGGACCGTCGCGACGGTCTCGGCCAGGAGGTAGGCGGTCACCACCCACGACATGTGGGCCGCGCCGCCGAGGTCCGCCACGATCGTCGGCAGCGCGGTGCCCACGATGGTCTGGTCCAGCGCCGCCAGCAGGACGCCCAGCATGATCGTGCCGAAGACGACGTTGCGCCGCCGCCGGTCGGGCACGGGTGGTGCGGCGCCTACGGCGGGGGCAGTGGTCACACCTCGCACTCTCACAGCGCCCCCGCCCGGCCGCATGCGGCACGGGGCCGTGCGGGTGACGCGGAACCCGGATCAGCGCAGGTAGGCCAGGCCCGGGTGCTCCGCCGCGTACCCGTCGAGGAGCCGTCTGGCCACGGTCACCGAGTCCACCAGCGGGTGCAGGGCGAAGGCTTTGACCGCGTCCGCGCGCGAGCCGCTCGCCGCTGCGGCCAGGACCTCCCGCTCGACGGCCTTGACCGAGGTCACCAGTCCCACGGCGTGCAGCGGAAGCGGGTCGACGGCCACCGGGTGGGCGCCTCCCGCGTCCACCAGGCAGGGCACCTCGATGACCGCCTCCGCGTCGAGCACGCCGAGGGTGGAGCCGTTGGGCACGTTGAGGATCAGGGTGGCCCGCTCGTTGCGGGCGATGGCCCGCATCAGGGCGAGCGCCACCTTCTCGTACCCGCCGGACTCCAGGTCGCTCTCGTCGCGCGCGCCCACGCCGGCCGCCTCCCGGTTCTCGGCCATGTACGTGGCCTCCCGCTCGGCCCGGGTCCGGTCCCAGGCGGCCAGCGCCGACCCGGGTGCCTGCCCCGGCTGCCCGGCCCGGGCGTAGAACTCGCGCTGCTGGTCGCGCAGGAAGGCGCCGCGGGTCTGCCGGGCGTCCAGGTAACCGCGTACCGTCTCGCGGTTGAAGTAGTAGTAGTGCAGGTACTCGTTCGGGATCGCGCCGAGCGAGCGCAGCCATTGCGGCCCGAAGAGCCGACCCTCCTCGAAGGACTCCAGCGCCTTGGTGTCGGCCAGCAGCCGGGGCAGTTCGTCCCGGCCCGCCACGCGCAGGCCCCGGATCCAGCCCAGGTGGTTCAGGCCGACGTAGTCGATCCACGCCTCCTCGGGCCGGACCCCCAAGAGGCGCGCGAGGCGCCGGCCGAGGCCCACCGGGGAGTCGCAGATGCCGATGACCCGGTGTCCGAGCACCTCGGCCATCGCCTCGGTGACCAGCCCGGCCGGGTTGGTGAAGTTGATGACCCAGGCGTCCGGGGCGACGCGGGCGATCCTGCGGGCGATCTCCCGGACCACCGGCACGGTGCGCAGGCCGTACGCCACCCCGCCCGCGCCCACCGTCTCCTGGCCGAGGACTCCCTCGGCGAGGGCGATCCGCTCGTCGGCGGCACGTCCCTCCAGACCGCCGACGCGGATGGCGGAGAAGACGAAGTCGGCTCCCCGCAGGGCCTCGTCGAGGTCGTCGGTGGCGGCGACGGACGGGGCGTCCGGTACCCCGGCGGCCTGGTCGGCGAGGACCCGGGCCATGGCGGTGAGCCGGGCCGGGTCCTCGTCGTAGAGGGTCACGTGGGTCACCCTGCCCTCGGCGCGGTCGCCGAGGAGTGCCCCGTAGACGAGCGGTACGCGGAAGCCGCCCCCGCCGAGGATGGTCAGCCGCACGTCCCTACCGCCCTTCGCCAGTGCCACGATCGGCGACACGGCGGCCGGGACCCCCCTTGGGTCGGCGCGGCGCGGCACGCGATCAAGGCTTCCAGTGTCCCCCGCCGGGGGTGCCCGCGGGGGCACCCCGGCCGCGGCTTTGGCCGGTACCGGTCCCCCGGCACCGGTGCCCGAGCGCCGGTACCAGCCCCGAGCGCCGGTACCAGCCCCGAGCGCCGGTACCAGTCCCGGGCGCCGGTGTCAGTCCCCGAGCGACGGCACCGCGCGCAGCCGCGCGCCCTGCTGGTGCGCGAAGCCCTGGCCGGGCCCGACGGGTCCGGCCGGCCGGCCCTGCGGCGTGGAGAGGATCAGGGTGATCCGGGTGAGCCCCATCGCGTCCAGCATCCGGCTGGACTCCGCCACCATCCGGCAGCGCACCACACCCCAGCCGGGATCCGGATGGCGCACCGTGCGCACCGCCCCGTCCTGTTCGGCGGCGTCGGCGCCGTGGGTGCTGAGCCAGTGCGGGACGCCGTAGCGGTAGGCGGCCTCCATGAACGGGTCACGGGCCACTTCCTGACGGATGCTCCGCAGCCCCTCGTCGTCGGGGGCAGCGGCCAGCGCGGTCGCGAACCGGGCCAGCAGCGGGACGCACCAGGCCGGTTCGTGGTCCTCCAGCACGGCGGCGGCGTCCGGGTGGAACAGGACGAAGCGCAGGAAGTTGTCGTCCGGCAGGGCGGTGGGGTGCGGGCGCACCGTCTGGAAGAGCTTGTCGAAGGCCGAGTTGGTCAGGGCCACGTCCCAGCGGTGGTCCACCAGGAAGCTCGGGTAGGGCACGGCTTCCATGAGGGCCGCGTAGTCGCACAGGTAGTCGCGCTGGGCAGGGTCCTCGGGCAGC
This Streptomyces sp. NBC_00539 DNA region includes the following protein-coding sequences:
- a CDS encoding 6-phospho-beta-glucosidase translates to MRLTILGGGGFRVPLVYGALLGDRAEGRVTHVTLYDEDPARLTAMARVLADQAAGVPDAPSVAATDDLDEALRGADFVFSAIRVGGLEGRAADERIALAEGVLGQETVGAGGVAYGLRTVPVVREIARRIARVAPDAWVINFTNPAGLVTEAMAEVLGHRVIGICDSPVGLGRRLARLLGVRPEEAWIDYVGLNHLGWIRGLRVAGRDELPRLLADTKALESFEEGRLFGPQWLRSLGAIPNEYLHYYYFNRETVRGYLDARQTRGAFLRDQQREFYARAGQPGQAPGSALAAWDRTRAEREATYMAENREAAGVGARDESDLESGGYEKVALALMRAIARNERATLILNVPNGSTLGVLDAEAVIEVPCLVDAGGAHPVAVDPLPLHAVGLVTSVKAVEREVLAAAASGSRADAVKAFALHPLVDSVTVARRLLDGYAAEHPGLAYLR
- a CDS encoding helix-turn-helix domain-containing protein, which codes for MPHLAAVGPSDGLARAGEERLTGDDSARGAVRSERRKELLRQRREELGLSQEDLAARLRISVRAYGNWERGLVKEWTDRKLLALAEALEMSERQCFWLFRVMVDRDPPPTWRAAEENRLPEDPAQRDYLCDYAALMEAVPYPSFLVDHRWDVALTNSAFDKLFQTVRPHPTALPDDNFLRFVLFHPDAAAVLEDHEPAWCVPLLARFATALAAAPDDEGLRSIRQEVARDPFMEAAYRYGVPHWLSTHGADAAEQDGAVRTVRHPDPGWGVVRCRMVAESSRMLDAMGLTRITLILSTPQGRPAGPVGPGQGFAHQQGARLRAVPSLGD